A DNA window from Cognatiyoonia koreensis contains the following coding sequences:
- a CDS encoding lipocalin-like domain-containing protein, translating into MNAKPFLASVFSVLLTFWIASTVAAQGFAGLGTQADEGFAVPERGYVFDFPTDHGPHPDFRIEWWYLTANLKDANGTDYGLQWTLFRSALAPEEGAGWSAPQLWMGHAAVTTPERHFVTERLARGGIGQAGVTADPFSAWIDDWELTGDWADTLSMTASGPDFAYDMILKQTGPQIFHGDSGYSVKSAGGQASYYYSYPFLEVTGTLTLPTGDVPVTGQAWLDREWSSQPLSDDQTGWDWFSLSFDDGTKMMGFLLRQTDGNAYTSATWITPDGATIAYPDGAFQAEVLETSDVDGRTVPTRWQVTLADKNVDVTVTAINPDAWMATSVPYWEGPITIEGSHNGRGYLEMTGYE; encoded by the coding sequence ATGAACGCTAAACCATTTCTTGCATCGGTCTTTAGTGTGCTTCTGACCTTCTGGATTGCCAGTACTGTTGCGGCACAAGGGTTTGCCGGGCTTGGCACGCAGGCGGACGAAGGGTTCGCTGTGCCAGAACGTGGATACGTGTTCGACTTCCCAACTGATCACGGACCCCACCCGGATTTCCGGATCGAATGGTGGTATCTGACGGCCAATCTCAAAGACGCGAACGGCACCGACTACGGGTTGCAATGGACCCTCTTCCGCTCAGCCCTCGCGCCCGAAGAAGGCGCAGGCTGGAGCGCCCCACAGCTATGGATGGGGCACGCCGCCGTCACCACGCCAGAGCGGCATTTCGTGACCGAAAGACTGGCGCGGGGCGGGATCGGACAGGCGGGTGTCACGGCAGACCCGTTTTCTGCGTGGATCGACGACTGGGAGCTTACCGGCGACTGGGCGGACACACTGTCAATGACGGCAAGCGGCCCAGACTTTGCCTACGACATGATCTTGAAACAAACCGGGCCACAGATCTTCCACGGTGACAGCGGCTATTCTGTCAAATCGGCAGGCGGGCAGGCGTCATATTACTATTCCTATCCCTTTCTCGAAGTGACAGGGACACTGACACTGCCGACGGGGGATGTTCCCGTGACAGGGCAAGCCTGGCTGGATCGCGAATGGTCATCGCAACCGCTGTCTGACGATCAGACAGGCTGGGACTGGTTTTCGCTGTCCTTCGATGACGGAACCAAGATGATGGGGTTCCTGCTGCGCCAGACGGACGGAAACGCTTACACGTCTGCCACGTGGATCACGCCGGATGGCGCGACCATCGCCTATCCCGACGGCGCGTTTCAGGCCGAGGTGCTGGAAACCAGCGACGTTGATGGGCGTACCGTCCCGACGCGGTGGCAGGTGACGCTCGCAGATAAGAACGTCGACGTGACAGTGACCGCGATCAACCCCGATGCGTGGATGGCGACCTCCGTGCCATACTGGGAAGGGCCGATCACCATCGAAGGCAGCCACAACGGCCGCGGATATCTGGAGATGACAGGCTATGAGTGA
- a CDS encoding pyridoxamine 5'-phosphate oxidase family protein — protein sequence MSDWFKTLDGIHDRIWQTLGRGVADRKHVARTPTFTTVRDGKPEARTIVLRAADPKTHALDVHTDLGTAKVASLRQSPHATFHIWDQKQRLQIRLLTTVDILTGDAVADIWANVPDPAREVYGTRPSPGTVIPDALDYKKPADFESFAVLRCAISEIDALHLGDEYRRAAFARSRDWQGQWLAP from the coding sequence ATGAGTGACTGGTTCAAAACGCTTGACGGGATCCATGACCGTATCTGGCAGACGCTTGGGCGCGGTGTTGCAGATCGAAAGCATGTGGCGCGCACGCCGACATTCACCACGGTGCGGGACGGCAAACCCGAAGCCCGCACCATTGTGCTGCGCGCGGCCGATCCGAAAACCCACGCGCTCGATGTTCACACCGATCTTGGAACAGCAAAGGTCGCAAGCTTGCGGCAATCGCCACACGCGACATTCCACATCTGGGACCAGAAACAGCGGCTTCAGATCAGATTGCTGACGACCGTGGACATCCTGACCGGTGACGCCGTGGCAGACATCTGGGCGAACGTCCCCGATCCAGCGCGCGAGGTTTACGGCACACGGCCCTCGCCCGGAACGGTCATCCCGGACGCGCTTGACTATAAAAAGCCTGCAGACTTCGAAAGCTTCGCGGTGCTGCGGTGCGCAATCTCAGAGATCGACGCGCTCCACCTAGGCGACGAATACAGGCGCGCCGCATTCGCACGCTCGCGTGATTGGCAGGGGCAGTGGCTAGCGCCCTGA
- the selD gene encoding selenide, water dikinase SelD produces the protein MHSRIPLTRDLVLVGGGHTHALILRKWGMNPLPGVRLTVINPGATAPYSGMLPGFVAGHYTRAELDIDLVQLARFAEARIINGAVNGIDLKAKTISVPGRPPISYDVAAIDIGITSEMPKLPGFAEYGVPAKPLGVFASRWDSFRSTASDPHVAVIGGGVAGAELAMAMAHALRARGQTPDIHLLDRGKVLAVLGDTARQKMKSALAANGVTIHEDASAVAVHSDGVECEGGTVVPSDFTVGAAGAKPHDWQSDIGLQMHEGFIWTDAHLQTSDPAIFAVGDCAHFSADPRPKAGVYAVRQAPVHFDNLRAALSGGTLRSYKPQKDYLKLISLGDKKALAEKFGTAMAGGLLWKWKDHIDRKFMNQFENLQMMDQPDLPLTIADGVRDALGDKPMCGGCGAKVGRTALRSALKSLPDHSRDDVVTVTGDDAALLRMGSIGQVISTDHLRSFTNDPVMMARIAAVHALGDIWAMGAKPQAATATIILPRTSPELQQRMLDEIMAAAAEIMGKAGAAIVGGHTSLGDEMTIGFTVTGLCDKPITIAGGKAGNALILTKPLGSGVIMAAEMAGKAAGADVIGALETMCADQAKASEILTEAHAMTDVTGFGLAGHLAGLCEASNAGAVVALGDVPLMQGARALSEDGIKSTLYGDNRSGAGSIFGADGPVADLLFDPQTAGGLLASVPAERSQQILARLKKAGYEDAAIIGHLTEQTGTIKVQ, from the coding sequence ATGCATTCCAGAATTCCTCTCACCCGTGATCTTGTTCTTGTTGGCGGTGGCCATACCCACGCACTCATTCTGCGCAAATGGGGAATGAACCCGCTGCCGGGGGTACGGCTGACAGTGATCAACCCTGGCGCGACAGCGCCATATTCGGGGATGCTGCCGGGTTTCGTCGCGGGGCACTACACCCGCGCAGAGCTTGATATCGATCTTGTGCAGCTGGCACGATTTGCAGAAGCAAGGATCATCAACGGTGCGGTGAATGGCATCGACCTGAAAGCAAAGACAATCAGTGTGCCAGGGCGACCTCCCATCTCGTATGATGTGGCAGCGATCGACATCGGGATCACATCTGAAATGCCAAAGTTGCCGGGTTTTGCAGAATATGGCGTGCCTGCAAAACCGCTCGGGGTTTTTGCATCGCGCTGGGACAGCTTTCGCAGCACGGCATCCGATCCGCATGTTGCGGTGATCGGCGGCGGGGTTGCCGGTGCGGAACTCGCGATGGCCATGGCCCACGCGCTACGCGCGCGCGGACAAACGCCCGACATCCATCTGCTGGATCGGGGCAAGGTTCTGGCCGTTCTTGGGGACACCGCACGGCAAAAAATGAAAAGCGCTTTGGCCGCCAACGGCGTCACGATCCACGAAGACGCCAGCGCAGTCGCGGTGCATTCGGATGGTGTTGAATGCGAAGGCGGAACAGTGGTCCCGTCCGACTTCACAGTCGGTGCTGCAGGGGCGAAACCGCATGACTGGCAGTCGGATATCGGTCTGCAAATGCACGAGGGCTTCATCTGGACGGACGCACACCTGCAAACCAGTGATCCCGCGATCTTTGCGGTCGGTGATTGTGCGCATTTCAGCGCTGATCCACGGCCCAAGGCGGGGGTCTACGCGGTGCGGCAGGCTCCGGTCCACTTTGATAACTTGCGGGCGGCTTTGTCGGGGGGAACGCTGCGCAGCTACAAGCCGCAAAAGGACTACCTCAAGCTGATTTCCTTGGGCGACAAAAAGGCCCTCGCCGAAAAATTCGGCACGGCGATGGCCGGCGGATTGTTGTGGAAATGGAAAGACCACATCGACCGCAAGTTCATGAACCAGTTTGAAAACCTTCAGATGATGGATCAGCCTGATCTGCCGCTGACCATTGCCGACGGGGTCAGGGACGCGCTGGGCGACAAGCCGATGTGCGGCGGATGCGGGGCAAAGGTCGGGCGGACAGCATTGCGGTCTGCACTCAAATCCTTGCCCGATCACAGTCGTGACGATGTTGTCACCGTTACCGGTGACGACGCCGCCCTCTTGCGTATGGGAAGCATCGGGCAGGTCATCAGTACCGATCATCTGCGCAGTTTCACCAATGATCCAGTGATGATGGCGCGGATCGCGGCAGTTCATGCACTTGGTGATATCTGGGCGATGGGGGCAAAACCGCAAGCCGCGACGGCAACAATCATCCTGCCGCGCACGTCGCCGGAACTACAACAGCGTATGCTGGATGAAATCATGGCGGCCGCAGCAGAAATCATGGGCAAGGCTGGTGCGGCAATTGTTGGCGGGCACACATCGCTGGGCGATGAAATGACCATCGGTTTCACCGTCACTGGCCTTTGCGACAAGCCGATCACCATAGCAGGTGGCAAAGCGGGGAATGCGCTGATCCTCACCAAACCGCTTGGGTCTGGCGTCATCATGGCGGCTGAAATGGCGGGTAAGGCGGCAGGCGCAGATGTGATTGGCGCGCTGGAAACGATGTGCGCCGATCAGGCTAAGGCCTCCGAAATCCTGACAGAGGCCCATGCCATGACGGATGTGACGGGGTTCGGACTTGCGGGCCATCTTGCCGGACTTTGCGAGGCTTCGAATGCCGGTGCGGTGGTCGCTCTAGGTGATGTGCCACTGATGCAGGGTGCGCGCGCTTTGTCAGAAGACGGCATCAAATCCACGCTCTATGGCGACAATCGCAGCGGCGCGGGCAGTATATTCGGGGCCGATGGGCCTGTCGCCGACCTGCTCTTTGATCCGCAAACAGCGGGCGGTTTGTTGGCATCGGTTCCGGCGGAACGATCGCAGCAGATTTTGGCGCGCTTGAAAAAGGCGGGCTATGAGGACGCAGCAATCATCGGACACCTGACCGAACAGACAGGCACAATCAAAGTGCAGTGA
- the mnmH gene encoding tRNA 2-selenouridine(34) synthase MnmH has protein sequence MALTFSAFSDILNHGFDTVIDVRSPTEFAEDHIPGAINLPSLSNDERAEVGTIYKQISPFKARKIGASLVLNNVARHIAGPLKDYDGGWQPLVYCWRGGQRSGVFSMLLKEVGWRAQTVAGGYQTFRRIVKNSLYDAPLPHRFILLDGYTGTAKTALLPRLAERGVQTLDLEGLARHRGSLLGALPGGQPSQRAFETSLAVALHDLDPNRVTIVEAESSKIGRLNLPPSLWSVMLGASRIDLTASPEVRAVYLATAYDDILRDPLTVRDRLAGLRHMRGHAVVDRWQALQDAGDYTGLAAALMADHYDPAYAKSRRIDARSVISAVHADTLDEDGLNRVADLIAAQITAL, from the coding sequence ATGGCTCTGACCTTTTCCGCGTTTTCCGATATTTTGAACCACGGGTTTGACACCGTGATCGACGTTCGTTCACCGACGGAATTTGCTGAGGACCACATACCCGGTGCCATTAACCTCCCGTCTCTGTCCAATGACGAACGCGCGGAAGTCGGTACGATCTATAAGCAGATCTCTCCCTTCAAGGCGCGCAAGATCGGTGCGTCGCTGGTGTTGAATAATGTGGCGCGGCATATCGCTGGCCCGCTGAAAGACTACGATGGCGGTTGGCAACCGCTTGTCTATTGCTGGCGCGGCGGGCAACGGTCGGGTGTCTTTTCGATGCTTCTCAAAGAAGTGGGTTGGCGTGCGCAGACTGTCGCAGGCGGCTATCAGACGTTTCGCAGGATCGTGAAAAACAGCCTTTACGACGCACCGCTGCCGCATCGCTTTATTCTGCTGGACGGATATACCGGCACCGCCAAAACTGCACTCTTGCCACGCTTGGCTGAACGCGGCGTGCAGACGCTGGACCTTGAAGGGCTGGCGCGACATCGCGGATCACTGCTGGGTGCCTTGCCCGGTGGCCAGCCGTCGCAACGCGCGTTCGAGACGTCCCTTGCGGTTGCATTGCATGATCTTGATCCGAACCGCGTCACAATCGTCGAGGCCGAAAGCAGCAAGATCGGCCGTCTGAACCTGCCGCCAAGTCTTTGGTCTGTCATGTTGGGCGCGTCGCGCATTGACCTGACTGCAAGTCCAGAGGTACGTGCGGTCTATCTGGCGACTGCCTATGACGATATTTTGCGCGATCCGCTTACTGTGCGGGACCGTTTGGCCGGATTACGCCATATGCGTGGTCATGCAGTCGTCGACCGCTGGCAGGCACTTCAGGATGCGGGCGATTACACGGGGCTGGCTGCTGCCTTGATGGCCGATCACTATGACCCTGCCTATGCCAAATCGCGCCGGATTGATGCGCGTTCCGTGATTTCAGCGGTTCATGCAGATACGCTGGACGAGGATGGTCTGAACCGTGTCGCTGATCTGATCGCTGCGCAAATCACTGCACTTTGA